The genome window TTGATCCTCCGGAAGCGAGCGTGACGGAACGGATCTTGATCATTTCTGTTGGGATCAGCCTGGGGCTCGGCGTGGCTCGAATGGTGGTGATGCCCCTGGTGGGGACCGCGTTTGGGGTCTCGATCAGCCTGGGGATCGCGTTCGGCTTGTTCTGTGCGATTGTGGTCAGTTATATGCGTCACCAGCAGCTTCAGAATAATTTTCGACGGGTGGGCGGCGCGGATGCGCTGTCTTTAGCGCGCGATCAGTGGATTGATCATGCACGTCGGGTGACCAGTCATGCGGAGGAAAAACGAGTGAAACGCCTGCGGTCAGGGGGTTTGCGTACGGTGGCGTTGCAGGAGGCTCTTGCTCATATGGAGATGGCGTCGTCGTCACGCCCGGGCACTTCACGTGCTGGTGCTCCGCGGTCGGATTCTCTCCGGCAGGGCACTTCTCGGTCGGGGGTTCCCGGCCGGTCGGCAAATGACGCCATCCGATAAGTAGCGAGAGGCGACGGACATGTCGGATGCATTTTTCTTATTTGACGACGACGAGATGTTGGTCGACTGGTGGGGTGGCCACTCGACGGTCGGGCCCCCGTCGGCGTCGGCGCTCTGTGGCTTGACGGACTGTGAAACGGGCCCACCGGGGGTATCGGGGCTGACGTTGTCGCTCGAGGGAAGCTTCTATGACCTGGGGGATGCCCGGCTTGATGCTGATGGCGACGGAACCAGTGACTCGGTGACGCTTTCTGACGATGATGGCTTGACGGTGTACACCGACTCCGATGGCGATGGCATGGTCGACCGGGTGACGACCGTCCGGTTTGATGGGGGATATGCCTCGTGGGCGATGAGTTCCGGCGGTGAGCTGGATGAGGGGCGTGCTGCTCAGGAGCACAATATTGGGGGTACTCAGGGACACAATCTTGAAAGAAGAACGTCGGCACGCGGGCCCCATAACTCCAGCAATGAAATTTCTTATCAAGTACATTCATTGGGTGGGGCTGTCACCCACCTCACTAGTCACAGTGAGAAGAGTCACAGCACTCCGGGTGGCGACGAGGATTCTTCACGTGACGGAACAACCCGCGATCATGGGTTAGCGACAGGTGACAAGCGATCATCCAGATCAAAGCAGTGTTTAGACACGTGGACTCGGGGCCGGTGGGAATGC of Corynebacterium kroppenstedtii DSM 44385 contains these proteins:
- a CDS encoding DUF6802 family protein; the protein is MSDAFFLFDDDEMLVDWWGGHSTVGPPSASALCGLTDCETGPPGVSGLTLSLEGSFYDLGDARLDADGDGTSDSVTLSDDDGLTVYTDSDGDGMVDRVTTVRFDGGYASWAMSSGGELDEGRAAQEHNIGGTQGHNLERRTSARGPHNSSNEISYQVHSLGGAVTHLTSHSEKSHSTPGGDEDSSRDGTTRDHGLATGDKRSSRSKQCLDTWTRGRWECIERGSWD